Proteins found in one Flavobacterium channae genomic segment:
- a CDS encoding prolyl oligopeptidase family serine peptidase, with product MKKTITVSAIVCTLVMNAQTKINYPETKKIDHVDTYFGEKIQDPYRWLEDDRSSETEAWVKDQNEVTYGYLEQIPYRNQLKARMEKLWNYEKISAPFKEGDYTYYYKNDGLQNQSVLYRKDKSGKEEVFLDPNTFSKDGTTSLGGLDFSKDGSLVAYAISEGGSDWRKVIVMETKTKKIIGDTLVDVKFSGISWYKNDGFYYSSYDKPVGSELSAKTDQHKLYYHKLNTNQKADKLIFGGDIKRRYVGGGVSEDEKYLFITAANSTSGNELYYLDLSNPNAKIVTLIDNYENDNYVLDNKGSKIYLVTNYKAPNKRVVTFDLDNSAKEDWKDFIGETENVLSPNTGGGYIFASYMKDAVSFIKQYDYNGKLVRDVQLPGVGTAGGFGGKEKETTLYFSFTNYVTPGTIYTFDPKTGKSAIYQKPKVDFNSADYESKQVFYTSKDGTKIPMIITYKKGTQLNGKNPTILYGYGGFNVSLTPAFSISNAVWLENGGIYAVANLRGGGEYGKKWHDAGTQMKKQNVFDDFIAAAEYLIKEKYTSSDYLAIKGGSNGGLLVGAVMTQRPDLVKVALPAVGVLDMLRYHKFTAGAGWAYDYGTSEQSKEMFEYIKDYSPVHNVKAGTKYPATMVTTGDHDDRVVPAHSFKFAAELQAKQSGNNPVLIRIDVNAGHGAGKSVAATIQENVDMQVFTLYNMGVKEIK from the coding sequence ATGAAAAAAACAATAACAGTATCGGCTATTGTTTGTACACTAGTTATGAACGCGCAAACAAAAATTAATTATCCTGAAACAAAAAAAATCGACCATGTTGATACGTATTTTGGAGAAAAAATTCAAGATCCTTATCGTTGGTTAGAAGATGATAGAAGTTCAGAAACCGAAGCTTGGGTAAAAGATCAAAACGAAGTAACTTACGGTTATTTAGAGCAAATTCCGTATCGAAATCAGTTAAAAGCTCGAATGGAGAAATTATGGAATTACGAAAAAATAAGTGCTCCATTTAAAGAAGGAGATTACACGTATTACTACAAAAACGACGGACTTCAAAATCAATCAGTACTGTATCGAAAAGATAAAAGTGGAAAAGAAGAAGTTTTCTTAGATCCAAATACTTTTTCTAAAGACGGTACAACGTCATTAGGCGGATTGGACTTCAGTAAAGACGGAAGTTTAGTTGCTTATGCGATTTCTGAAGGCGGAAGCGATTGGAGAAAAGTAATTGTAATGGAAACCAAAACTAAAAAAATCATTGGCGATACACTTGTTGATGTGAAATTTAGTGGCATTTCTTGGTACAAAAACGATGGTTTCTATTATTCAAGTTATGATAAACCTGTTGGAAGTGAATTATCAGCAAAAACAGATCAACACAAATTGTATTACCATAAATTAAATACAAATCAAAAAGCCGACAAATTAATTTTTGGTGGTGATATTAAAAGAAGATACGTTGGCGGTGGTGTTTCTGAAGATGAAAAATACTTATTCATAACCGCTGCAAATTCAACTTCTGGAAATGAATTGTACTATTTAGACTTATCAAACCCAAATGCAAAAATTGTTACTTTAATCGATAATTATGAAAATGATAATTATGTTTTAGATAATAAAGGTTCTAAAATCTATTTGGTTACAAACTATAAAGCGCCGAATAAAAGAGTCGTAACATTTGACTTAGATAATTCTGCAAAAGAAGACTGGAAAGACTTTATTGGTGAAACAGAAAACGTATTGTCACCAAACACAGGTGGTGGCTATATTTTTGCAAGTTATATGAAAGATGCAGTTTCTTTTATTAAGCAATACGATTACAATGGTAAATTAGTTCGCGATGTACAATTACCAGGAGTTGGTACTGCTGGAGGATTTGGTGGAAAAGAAAAAGAAACAACTTTGTATTTTTCGTTCACCAATTATGTAACGCCTGGAACTATTTACACTTTTGATCCAAAAACTGGAAAATCGGCTATTTATCAAAAACCAAAAGTTGATTTTAATTCGGCTGATTACGAATCAAAACAAGTGTTTTACACTTCGAAAGATGGCACAAAAATCCCGATGATTATCACATACAAAAAAGGAACGCAATTAAACGGTAAAAACCCAACTATTTTATATGGATACGGTGGTTTTAATGTGAGTTTAACGCCTGCTTTTAGTATTTCAAATGCAGTATGGTTAGAAAATGGTGGTATTTATGCTGTAGCCAATTTAAGAGGTGGTGGTGAATATGGAAAAAAATGGCATGATGCTGGAACTCAAATGAAAAAACAAAACGTTTTTGATGATTTCATTGCAGCTGCAGAATATCTAATCAAAGAAAAATATACTTCATCAGATTACTTAGCAATTAAAGGTGGATCAAACGGAGGATTATTAGTTGGAGCAGTAATGACACAACGTCCTGACTTAGTAAAAGTAGCACTTCCAGCTGTTGGAGTTTTAGACATGTTGCGTTACCACAAATTTACAGCTGGTGCAGGTTGGGCTTATGATTATGGAACATCTGAACAAAGCAAAGAAATGTTTGAATACATCAAAGATTATTCACCAGTTCACAATGTGAAAGCTGGCACAAAATACCCTGCAACTATGGTAACTACTGGAGATCATGATGATCGTGTAGTTCCTGCGCATAGTTTTAAATTTGCTGCAGAATTACAAGCAAAACAATCTGGCAATAATCCAGTTTTAATCAGAATTGATGTTAACGCTGGCCACGGAGCTGGAAAATCTGTAGCTGCAACAATACAAGAAAACGTTGACATGCAAGTATTTACACTTTATAACATGGGTGTTAAAGAAATAAAATAA
- a CDS encoding Eco57I restriction-modification methylase domain-containing protein, which yields MALFQNAVIKKYLQAQNKEQLKEKWLQFQQHFHNPTIQENIRNSKEEQYQGEFLIDLFVNILGYTKNPQPNFNLTTEYKNVKDSKKADGAILIEEKVRAVIELKGTNTTDLGKIETQAFGYKNNQPDCIYIITSNFEKIRFYIDNAIEYLEFNLFQLQPNEFELLYLCLAHENLSKGIAKSIKEESVSQEDVITKKLYKDYSLFKRELYHNLVALNPEYEPLELFKKSQKLLDRFLFIFFAEDRNLLPTNLIFRINKEWQNLRLMRIEVSLYDRYKIYFNDLNSGAKVVLPAFSETASKQIEEHQIFAYNGGLFKADEILDTIKIDDAVLFKHTENLSNYDFASEVDVNILGHIFENSLNELDEIKAELDGELIDKTKTKRKKDGVFYTPKYITKYIVENTVGKLCNEKKNELQLIEEDYITDKKRQKKTLQGLIDKLQLYRNWLLQLTICDPACGSGAFLNQALDFLIEEHKYIDELQAKLFGDTFILSDVENSILENNLFGVDLNEESVEIAKLSLWLRTAQPNRKLNDLSGNIKCGNSLIDDPEIAGEKAFNWQQAFPKVFAKGGFDVIIGNPPYVRRTQLNEIIKIGIEKVYYSAFKQYDLYILFNELALIITKNNGAIGFIQPNKFLSAEYGYKILNLIVNNSIVYKINDVSLDKVFSEASVYPYIFIFRKTGFKIDIEDKDVNIFDYCNDDDLVGFESLILSKQIIKKLKSKSIKINDLTNSIKRGVPNSKLKFVENSSLIGVKSTLLEYSYFLPKSEVFIEYLEEKDLKTKSIEFESDFVLLPRTTLKIRAILKNNDYHILDRIYYFRINNIDYDNKFVLGVLNSTLTTFYYDNIYGSTKIGGGYIDLKGSQIENFLIPKCSKNKQQTIIIEVDKILLSHKKIIEQSQKFQRTLQRKFNLEDLPKKLENWYELTFAEFVKELAKKKVKLTLSEESEWEDYFLQEQQKAVAIKNEIVATDKAIDKMVYELYGLTKEEIEIVENS from the coding sequence ATGGCATTATTTCAAAACGCGGTAATTAAAAAGTATTTACAAGCCCAAAATAAAGAACAACTGAAAGAAAAGTGGTTGCAATTCCAACAACATTTTCACAACCCTACTATTCAAGAAAATATTCGTAATAGTAAGGAAGAACAATATCAAGGCGAATTTTTAATTGATTTGTTTGTGAATATTTTAGGCTATACAAAAAATCCGCAACCTAATTTCAATCTTACAACAGAATACAAAAATGTAAAAGACAGCAAGAAAGCAGACGGAGCTATTTTGATTGAAGAAAAAGTACGTGCCGTAATTGAATTAAAAGGAACAAATACAACCGATTTAGGTAAAATTGAAACCCAAGCTTTTGGTTATAAAAACAATCAACCCGATTGTATTTATATCATTACTTCCAACTTTGAAAAAATACGTTTCTACATTGATAACGCAATCGAATATTTAGAATTTAATTTATTCCAGTTGCAACCAAATGAGTTTGAGTTGCTGTATTTATGTTTGGCTCACGAAAACCTTTCAAAAGGAATTGCTAAAAGCATCAAAGAAGAATCCGTTAGCCAAGAAGACGTTATTACAAAAAAACTATACAAAGACTATTCGCTTTTTAAACGTGAATTGTATCACAATCTTGTTGCTTTAAATCCCGAATATGAACCTTTAGAACTTTTCAAGAAATCGCAAAAGTTACTGGATCGGTTTTTATTTATCTTCTTTGCCGAAGACCGCAACTTATTACCAACTAATTTAATTTTCCGCATCAATAAAGAATGGCAAAACTTACGTTTAATGCGTATTGAAGTTTCGTTATACGACAGATACAAAATTTATTTTAACGACTTAAATAGTGGTGCAAAAGTAGTTTTACCAGCCTTTTCTGAAACGGCAAGCAAGCAAATTGAAGAACATCAAATTTTTGCTTACAATGGAGGTTTATTTAAAGCTGATGAAATTTTAGATACCATTAAAATTGACGATGCTGTTTTATTTAAGCATACCGAAAATTTAAGCAACTACGATTTTGCAAGTGAAGTTGATGTTAATATTCTTGGACACATTTTTGAAAACTCGTTAAATGAGTTAGATGAAATAAAAGCAGAACTAGACGGCGAATTAATAGACAAAACTAAAACTAAACGAAAAAAAGATGGTGTTTTTTACACGCCTAAGTACATTACAAAATACATTGTAGAAAATACAGTAGGTAAACTTTGCAACGAAAAGAAAAATGAGTTGCAATTAATTGAAGAAGATTATATAACCGATAAAAAGCGCCAAAAGAAGACGTTGCAAGGCTTAATAGACAAGTTGCAACTATACCGCAACTGGTTATTGCAACTAACTATTTGCGACCCCGCTTGTGGAAGTGGAGCTTTTTTAAACCAAGCCTTAGATTTTTTAATTGAAGAACATAAATACATAGATGAGTTACAAGCCAAGTTGTTTGGCGATACATTTATTTTAAGTGATGTTGAAAACAGCATTTTAGAAAATAATTTGTTTGGTGTAGATTTAAACGAGGAAAGTGTAGAAATTGCAAAACTCTCACTTTGGTTACGCACCGCTCAACCTAACCGAAAATTAAACGATTTAAGCGGTAATATAAAATGCGGTAACTCATTAATTGATGACCCCGAAATTGCGGGCGAAAAAGCCTTTAATTGGCAACAAGCATTTCCAAAAGTGTTTGCTAAAGGTGGTTTTGATGTGATTATTGGTAATCCGCCTTATGTAAGAAGAACGCAATTAAATGAAATTATAAAAATTGGAATTGAAAAGGTTTATTATTCAGCCTTTAAGCAATATGATTTGTATATATTGTTTAATGAATTGGCATTAATAATAACAAAAAATAATGGTGCAATTGGATTCATTCAGCCAAATAAATTTTTATCAGCTGAATATGGTTATAAAATTTTAAATTTAATAGTAAACAATTCAATAGTTTATAAAATTAATGATGTTTCATTAGACAAAGTTTTTAGCGAAGCTTCTGTTTACCCTTATATTTTTATATTCCGAAAAACAGGATTTAAAATTGATATTGAAGACAAAGACGTTAATATTTTTGACTATTGTAATGATGATGATTTAGTCGGCTTTGAGAGTCTAATCCTTTCAAAGCAAATAATTAAAAAATTAAAATCAAAGTCTATTAAAATAAATGATTTAACGAATTCAATTAAAAGAGGTGTCCCCAATAGTAAATTGAAATTTGTAGAGAATTCAAGTTTAATTGGTGTCAAATCTACATTATTAGAGTATTCATATTTTTTACCGAAATCTGAAGTTTTTATAGAATATTTAGAAGAAAAAGATTTAAAAACCAAATCAATTGAGTTTGAAAGTGATTTTGTTTTACTGCCTAGAACTACTTTAAAAATTAGAGCAATTTTAAAAAATAATGACTATCATATTTTAGATAGGATTTATTATTTTAGAATCAATAATATTGATTATGATAATAAGTTTGTTTTAGGTGTTTTAAATTCTACTCTTACAACTTTTTATTATGATAATATTTATGGAAGTACAAAAATTGGAGGAGGTTATATCGATTTAAAAGGTTCGCAAATTGAAAATTTTTTAATTCCTAAATGTTCAAAAAACAAACAACAAACAATTATAATCGAAGTTGATAAAATACTTTTATCGCATAAAAAAATAATAGAGCAATCTCAAAAATTCCAACGCACGTTGCAACGTAAATTTAATTTAGAAGATTTGCCTAAAAAGTTAGAAAACTGGTACGAGTTAACCTTTGCTGAGTTTGTTAAGGAGCTAGCCAAAAAGAAAGTAAAATTAACCCTTTCAGAAGAATCCGAGTGGGAAGATTACTTTTTACAAGAGCAACAAAAAGCGGTTGCAATAAAAAACGAAATCGTTGCAACCGATAAAGCAATTGATAAAATGGTGTATGAGTTGTATGGGTTAACAAAAGAAGAGATAGAAATTGTAGAAAATAGCTAA
- a CDS encoding TonB-dependent receptor, with product MKSIFHLTLLLITISGFSQNKISGFVTDVNQQKLSGVIVHVEENNLETTTDENGYYQFLNFPKGTNKIIFHLSGYETKTETITNNGTEITLNIILTEKELHLEEVIISTLYNKIQSQNVMKVEHASVNKLKENGATTLIDGIATLPGVSQISTGNSIGKPVIRGLSGNRVLVYSQGVRMENQQFGEEHGLGLNAAGIESVEVIKGPASLLYGSDALGGVVYFNPEKYAPFQEKSADFEQRYFTNTQGTSTTFGFKASPSNFKFLVRGNYTSHGDYKVPNGDRIVNTRFIEKDFKTGIGYSNSKMATDFRYNYNNLNLGLPEEDLENSGFRNPLFPKQEVANHVLSLNQKIYFKNSKIEGDFGYSLNNRKELEAADEIALSMKLQTTSYNLKYYFPKMNRFETIIGIQGIDQTNTNFGEELLIPDATVKDFGAFATTNYSWNSSILQAGIRYDNRKINTSTHGTEGEEGYFEAIGKEFNSFNASLGFKTDITNHIATRINVASGFRAPNLSELTSNGVHEGSNRYEIGDGNLKNEQNLQVDLNIEYKSEHFEWFLNGFYNYVDNYIYITPTGNVIDGNDVYNYVQNNAALFGGEAGIHFHPHPYDWLHFTSSFESVTGKQSGNNLPLIPANQWKNNVRVEFESFKYFKNGYSSFFFNYTFMQNNISEFETKTPDYLLINFAVGGKVTLGKIAFNLSLNANNLFDKTYVNHLSRLKTDGINNMGRNVIMSLNFDL from the coding sequence ATGAAATCAATTTTCCATTTAACACTTCTACTTATAACCATTTCTGGGTTTTCCCAAAACAAGATTAGCGGATTTGTGACCGATGTTAATCAACAAAAGTTGTCTGGTGTTATTGTACATGTTGAAGAAAACAACTTAGAAACCACAACTGATGAAAATGGGTATTACCAATTTTTAAATTTTCCGAAAGGAACCAATAAAATTATTTTCCATTTATCTGGATATGAAACCAAAACCGAAACCATTACCAATAATGGAACCGAAATAACTCTTAATATTATTCTAACAGAAAAAGAATTGCACTTAGAGGAAGTCATCATTTCTACTTTATACAACAAAATTCAATCGCAAAATGTAATGAAAGTGGAACATGCTTCTGTTAACAAATTAAAAGAAAACGGAGCTACTACGCTTATCGACGGAATTGCAACATTGCCTGGAGTTTCACAAATTTCTACAGGAAATTCCATCGGAAAACCAGTAATTAGAGGATTAAGCGGAAATCGTGTTTTGGTGTATTCGCAAGGTGTTCGTATGGAAAACCAACAATTTGGCGAAGAACACGGTTTAGGCTTAAATGCAGCTGGAATTGAAAGTGTAGAAGTTATTAAAGGTCCGGCTTCTTTATTATATGGTTCTGATGCATTGGGTGGAGTTGTTTATTTTAACCCTGAAAAATATGCACCTTTTCAAGAAAAATCAGCCGATTTTGAACAACGTTATTTTACCAATACACAAGGAACTAGCACTACATTTGGTTTTAAAGCCTCGCCTTCTAATTTTAAATTTTTAGTTCGTGGAAATTATACTTCGCATGGTGATTATAAAGTTCCGAATGGCGACAGAATTGTAAATACGCGTTTTATTGAGAAAGATTTCAAAACCGGAATTGGTTATTCTAACTCAAAAATGGCAACCGATTTTAGATACAATTACAACAATTTGAATTTGGGTTTACCAGAAGAAGATTTAGAAAACTCTGGATTTAGAAATCCACTATTCCCAAAACAAGAAGTAGCTAATCATGTGTTGAGTTTGAATCAAAAAATCTATTTTAAAAATTCAAAAATAGAAGGCGATTTTGGTTACTCTTTAAATAATAGAAAAGAGCTTGAAGCTGCAGATGAAATTGCATTATCGATGAAGTTGCAAACAACGAGTTATAATTTGAAATATTATTTTCCAAAAATGAATCGCTTTGAAACCATTATCGGAATTCAAGGAATTGACCAAACCAACACCAATTTTGGAGAAGAGTTATTAATTCCGGATGCAACCGTGAAAGATTTTGGTGCTTTTGCCACAACAAATTATAGTTGGAATTCGAGTATTTTACAAGCCGGAATTCGTTACGACAATAGAAAAATAAATACTTCAACTCATGGAACAGAAGGCGAAGAAGGTTATTTTGAAGCAATCGGAAAAGAATTCAATAGCTTTAATGCTTCATTAGGATTCAAGACCGATATTACAAATCATATCGCAACTCGAATAAATGTCGCTTCAGGATTTAGAGCTCCAAATTTATCCGAATTAACATCAAATGGCGTTCACGAAGGAAGTAATCGATATGAAATTGGTGATGGTAATTTAAAAAACGAACAAAATTTACAAGTTGATTTGAATATCGAATATAAAAGCGAACATTTTGAATGGTTTCTAAACGGTTTTTATAACTATGTAGACAATTATATTTACATCACTCCAACAGGAAATGTTATTGATGGAAATGACGTTTATAATTACGTTCAAAACAATGCTGCTTTATTTGGTGGTGAAGCAGGAATTCACTTTCATCCACATCCATATGATTGGTTACATTTTACAAGTAGTTTTGAAAGTGTAACTGGAAAACAAAGCGGAAACAATTTACCTTTAATTCCGGCAAATCAGTGGAAAAATAATGTTCGAGTGGAATTTGAATCATTTAAATATTTCAAAAACGGATATAGTTCGTTTTTCTTTAATTACACATTCATGCAAAATAACATCAGTGAATTTGAAACCAAAACACCAGATTATTTATTAATCAATTTTGCTGTTGGAGGAAAAGTAACATTAGGCAAAATAGCATTTAATTTGAGTTTGAATGCCAACAACCTTTTTGACAAGACTTATGTTAACCATTTATCGAGATTAAAAACTGATGGTATAAACAATATGGGAAGAAATGTAATTATGAGTTTGAATTTTGATTTATAA
- the mscL gene encoding large conductance mechanosensitive channel protein MscL, with amino-acid sequence MGMISEFKDFIAKGNAMDLAVGVIIGGAFGAIVSSLVSDVITPALLNPALKAAQVEDLAGLKTDGGILYGKFLAAVISFLVIAFVIFIMVKAINSMKKKEEPAPAAPAGPTQEQLLAEIRDLLKK; translated from the coding sequence ATGGGAATGATTTCAGAATTTAAAGATTTTATTGCAAAAGGTAACGCAATGGATTTAGCAGTTGGAGTAATTATTGGTGGTGCTTTTGGAGCTATCGTTAGCTCATTAGTATCTGATGTAATAACACCAGCATTATTGAATCCAGCATTAAAAGCAGCTCAAGTTGAAGATTTAGCAGGTTTAAAAACCGATGGCGGAATTTTATATGGTAAGTTTTTAGCAGCTGTTATCAGTTTCTTAGTAATTGCTTTTGTTATTTTCATAATGGTTAAAGCAATTAACAGTATGAAGAAAAAAGAAGAACCAGCTCCAGCAGCTCCAGCAGGACCAACACAAGAGCAATTGTTAGCTGAAATTAGAGATTTATTAAAAAAATAG
- a CDS encoding TIGR00266 family protein: protein MRAHEIDYHIYGEEMQYVEIELDPQEVVVAEAGSFMMMENGIQMQTIFGDGSQEQQQGIFGKLLSAGKRVLTGESLFMTAYLNQDSGKRKVSFAAPYPGKIVPIDLQQYGGKFICQKDSFLCAAKGVAIGIEFTKKIGAGLFGGEGFIMQKIEGDGMAFVHSGGTLARKELQPGELLRVDTGCLVGFTKDVDYDIEFVGGIRNTIFGGEGVFFATLRGPGVVYIQSLPFSRLADRIIASAPKAGGSGREEGSLLGGLGRMLDGDNRF, encoded by the coding sequence ATGAGAGCACACGAAATAGATTACCATATTTATGGTGAAGAAATGCAATATGTAGAAATTGAATTGGATCCACAAGAAGTTGTAGTTGCCGAAGCAGGAAGTTTCATGATGATGGAAAACGGTATTCAAATGCAAACCATTTTCGGTGATGGTAGCCAAGAGCAACAACAAGGAATCTTTGGTAAATTACTTTCTGCGGGTAAGCGTGTTTTAACGGGAGAAAGCCTTTTTATGACTGCTTATTTGAATCAAGATTCAGGAAAACGTAAGGTATCTTTTGCTGCTCCTTATCCAGGTAAAATTGTTCCTATCGATTTACAACAATACGGAGGTAAGTTTATCTGCCAAAAAGATTCTTTTTTATGTGCAGCAAAAGGTGTTGCAATTGGAATTGAATTTACAAAAAAGATTGGAGCAGGTTTATTTGGTGGTGAAGGGTTTATCATGCAAAAAATTGAAGGTGATGGAATGGCATTTGTTCATTCAGGAGGAACTTTAGCTCGTAAAGAATTACAACCAGGAGAATTATTGCGAGTAGATACAGGATGTTTAGTAGGATTTACTAAGGATGTGGATTACGATATTGAATTTGTAGGAGGAATTAGAAATACAATTTTTGGTGGTGAAGGTGTTTTCTTTGCTACTTTAAGAGGGCCTGGTGTTGTTTATATTCAATCATTACCATTTTCTCGTTTAGCCGATAGAATTATCGCTTCTGCACCAAAGGCTGGAGGTAGTGGTAGAGAAGAAGGAAGCTTGCTTGGTGGTTTAGGAAGAATGCTTGATGGCGACAATCGTTTTTAA
- a CDS encoding REP-associated tyrosine transposase, with amino-acid sequence MSRNYKFHNSEGLYFVSFAVVGWLDVFTRNEYKDLVLESLEFCQKNKGMEIHAWCIMTNHVHLIFRSIENQKPELLLGDFKRFTSRSVVKAIQENPKESRKEFLLDYFKKEAEKSSNTTNFQFWRHDNKPIELWSNEVIQQKIDYIHNNPVEEGIVFRPEDYKYSSAPDYAGEKGLLDNVCVFQYFKL; translated from the coding sequence ATGAGTAGAAATTATAAGTTTCATAATTCCGAAGGATTATATTTTGTAAGTTTTGCTGTTGTGGGTTGGCTGGATGTCTTTACAAGAAATGAATACAAAGATTTAGTTTTAGAAAGTTTAGAATTTTGTCAAAAAAACAAAGGAATGGAAATACATGCTTGGTGCATAATGACCAACCATGTTCATTTAATTTTTAGAAGTATAGAAAATCAAAAACCAGAACTTTTATTAGGCGATTTTAAAAGGTTTACAAGTAGAAGCGTTGTCAAAGCCATACAAGAAAACCCAAAAGAAAGCAGAAAAGAATTTTTGTTAGATTATTTTAAGAAAGAAGCTGAAAAAAGTTCAAATACAACCAATTTTCAATTTTGGAGACATGACAATAAACCAATTGAGTTATGGAGTAATGAGGTTATTCAACAAAAAATAGATTATATTCACAATAATCCAGTTGAAGAAGGAATAGTTTTTAGACCCGAAGACTACAAATATAGCAGTGCTCCTGACTATGCCGGAGAAAAAGGATTACTAGACAATGTTTGTGTTTTTCAATATTTTAAATTGTAG
- a CDS encoding helix-turn-helix transcriptional regulator yields MKNKNNIRALTGMSQENLALLLQVSRSQIAMFETGKRNLPIQAMEKLALLLTLSQKESTTTETKKATRTQEQEFLQNCIVKNKHQQLLVARKINNFIKKQERIAVLEKMNRLIMQEEKNLKNYDLSLLKYSTTKNQTQPNCNTLLIALQLKKKVLEYEEQLIKEQLKETNSPLTKDKKTK; encoded by the coding sequence ATGAAAAACAAAAACAACATTAGAGCATTAACAGGAATGAGTCAAGAAAATTTGGCTTTACTGCTTCAGGTGAGTCGAAGTCAAATTGCTATGTTTGAAACTGGCAAACGCAACTTACCCATCCAAGCGATGGAAAAACTAGCTTTGTTATTAACACTTTCACAAAAAGAAAGCACTACCACCGAAACCAAAAAAGCAACTCGAACTCAAGAACAAGAATTCTTGCAAAATTGTATCGTTAAAAACAAACATCAACAACTTTTAGTAGCACGTAAGATTAATAACTTTATAAAAAAACAAGAGCGAATAGCTGTTTTAGAAAAGATGAACAGACTTATCATGCAAGAAGAAAAAAATTTAAAAAACTACGATCTAAGTCTTTTAAAATATAGCACTACAAAAAACCAAACACAACCTAATTGTAACACCCTATTAATTGCTCTTCAACTCAAAAAAAAGGTTTTAGAATATGAAGAGCAATTGATAAAAGAACAACTAAAAGAAACCAATTCTCCACTAACTAAAGATAAAAAAACAAAATAA
- a CDS encoding aspartate-semialdehyde dehydrogenase: MKVAVVGATGMVGEIMLQVLAERNFPVTELIPVASEKSVGKEIEWKGKTYKVVGLQTAVDMKPEIALFSAGGQTSLDWAPKFAEVGTTVIDNSSAWRMDATKKLVVPEINASVLTKEDKIIANPNCSTIQMVMALAPLHAKYDIKRIVVSTYQSITGTGVKAVRQLENEYAGIEGEMAYKYQIHRNAIPQCDNFEANGYTKEEMKLVRETQKILNDNTIAVTATAIRIPVVGGHSETVNVQFENDFDVNEVRQILQNTPGVTVQDNLETFTYPMPLFAQGKDDVFVGRIRRDESQPNTINMWIVADNLRKGAATNTIQIAEYLVANDLV; the protein is encoded by the coding sequence ATGAAAGTAGCCGTAGTAGGCGCTACCGGAATGGTAGGCGAAATAATGCTTCAAGTATTAGCAGAACGTAATTTTCCTGTAACGGAATTAATTCCAGTTGCTTCTGAAAAATCAGTAGGAAAAGAAATCGAATGGAAAGGTAAAACCTATAAAGTAGTAGGTTTACAAACCGCTGTAGATATGAAACCTGAGATTGCTTTATTTTCAGCAGGCGGACAAACATCATTAGATTGGGCACCAAAATTTGCTGAAGTTGGAACTACCGTAATCGACAATTCTTCTGCTTGGCGTATGGATGCTACAAAAAAATTAGTAGTTCCAGAAATCAATGCATCAGTTTTAACAAAAGAAGACAAAATTATTGCTAATCCAAACTGTTCTACGATTCAAATGGTAATGGCTTTAGCACCTTTACATGCTAAATATGACATCAAACGTATTGTAGTTTCAACTTACCAATCGATTACAGGAACTGGAGTAAAAGCAGTGCGTCAGTTAGAAAATGAATATGCAGGAATTGAAGGTGAAATGGCTTATAAATATCAAATTCATCGAAATGCCATTCCACAATGCGATAATTTTGAAGCAAACGGTTACACGAAAGAAGAAATGAAATTGGTACGAGAAACGCAAAAAATCTTAAACGACAATACAATTGCGGTTACTGCAACTGCGATTCGTATTCCAGTTGTTGGTGGACACAGTGAAACAGTTAACGTTCAGTTTGAAAATGACTTTGATGTAAATGAAGTACGTCAAATTTTACAAAATACGCCTGGAGTGACGGTTCAAGACAATTTAGAAACATTTACGTATCCAATGCCTTTATTCGCTCAAGGTAAAGATGATGTTTTTGTTGGAAGAATAAGAAGAGACGAAAGTCAACCGAACACTATTAATATGTGGATTGTTGCTGACAACTTAAGAAAAGGAGCGGCAACAAATACGATTCAAATTGCAGAATATTTAGTAGCGAATGACTTGGTTTAA